CTATTTGTAGCTCTCTATTATCTTTGAATGGAGGGGTTTGAATGTTCGGAAACATAGCTATCTGCTGCGGTAGATCAAGCCAGACCCTTGGAAACAGGATCTGTGAAATACTGGGACTTGATCCCGAGCCTGTTGAATTCATCCAGTTCTCCAATGGTAATCTTATGGTTAATTTCACAGGTGAATCCGTTCGGGAAAAGGATGTTTTCATCATCCAGTCCGGTGAAAGGTCGATCTTTCAGGACCGGGATCGGTCTTTCGGCAAAATATCGGGTGATATCATCGAACTGCTCCAGATGATCTATGCACTGAAAGACAGTGCCGGCAGGATAACTGCTGTTACTCCCTACTTTCCTTACGCAAGAAGCGATAAAAAAGATAAACCGAGGATACCTATATCCGCGAAGATGTTATTCGACCTGCTTGAATCCGTTCAGGCTGACAGGGTGCTAACCATGACCCTTCACTGCCCTCAGAGTCAGGGATTCAGCAATATCCCGGTGGACCAGCTTCATGCAGATGATGTATTTATGGAGAAGATATTGTCATTTGGCACAGAGAAACTGGCTTTTGTTGCTCCTGATTCCGGAAGTATCATGAACAACGATTTTCTTGCGATGCACACGGCGAGATCAATTAGAGAAAAGGGCGGTACTCCTGATATAGTAACAGGATACGTCAAGAAGATGAGGATTGATGATAGCGAAACACCACATGTAAGAACTGTTGAGGGAGTTGATGATCTCACCGGCAGAACAGTCATTATAAACGATGATGAAACGCTTTCAGGAAAAAGCCTTGTCATGTGCGCCGATATAGTGACTGAACGCGGGGCGGAGGATGTATATGCATTTGTCACCCACGGTATTCTTTCAGGGAATTCCGTAAAGCGAATAG
This genomic stretch from Candidatus Aegiribacteria sp. harbors:
- a CDS encoding ribose-phosphate pyrophosphokinase gives rise to the protein MFGNIAICCGRSSQTLGNRICEILGLDPEPVEFIQFSNGNLMVNFTGESVREKDVFIIQSGERSIFQDRDRSFGKISGDIIELLQMIYALKDSAGRITAVTPYFPYARSDKKDKPRIPISAKMLFDLLESVQADRVLTMTLHCPQSQGFSNIPVDQLHADDVFMEKILSFGTEKLAFVAPDSGSIMNNDFLAMHTARSIREKGGTPDIVTGYVKKMRIDDSETPHVRTVEGVDDLTGRTVIINDDETLSGKSLVMCADIVTERGAEDVYAFVTHGILSGNSVKRIENSCLTKLFVTDTVEFDTDAAEKVVTGPLKKIETLSVARVFAEAIKRIHEGRSLSSLFLGK